One Desulfomicrobium apsheronum genomic window carries:
- a CDS encoding response regulator has translation MQTDIPIIALTAFAMSGDKEKFIATGMDGYISKPVNLDALQNTIDHVLLAKSRNDAENASSPMTCDRRRNHLTGLDIRGVCRARVQHEPG, from the coding sequence ATGCAAACGGACATCCCCATCATTGCGCTGACCGCCTTCGCCATGAGCGGCGACAAAGAAAAATTCATTGCCACGGGCATGGATGGCTATATCAGCAAGCCGGTAAATCTTGACGCGTTGCAGAACACGATAGATCATGTGCTGCTCGCCAAATCCCGGAATGACGCCGAAAACGCATCATCGCCGATGACGTGCGATCGCCGCCGGAATCACTTGACAGGCTTGGACATTCGTGGTGTTTGCAGGGCCCGGGTTCAACATGAACCGGGATGA